GGCGTGGGCTTGGATGAACGATTTTCGTGGTGGGACTTCACTGCCCATCAACATATGGAATATCCTGTCAGCGGATATGGCATCCTCGATTTCCACCTTGAGCAGAGTTCGTGATACCGGGTTCATGGTAGTCTCCCATAGCTGCTCAGCGCTCATTTCTCCCAATCCTTTATAGCGCTGTATCTCCACTTTGTTACTTTTGAGCTCCTTAAGTTTGGCTTCCTTTTCCTTCTCCGAGTAAATCCAGCATAGTTCCTTTCCTGCTTGAATGCGATAGAGAGGCGGCTGGGCAATGAACAGGTGACCTTGACTTATTAGCTCTGTCATGTTGCGGTAGAAAAAGGTAAGAAGAAGCGTTCGGATGTGGGAGCCGTCGACATCAGCATCAGTCATAATGATTATGCGGTGGTAGCGCAGTCGGGAAAAGTCGAGCTGGTCACCGATGCCGGCTCCTACCGCGGTGATAATGGCCCGGATTTCTTCATGGTCCAGAATCTTATCTTTAGGGGCCTTTTCTACATTAAGTATTTTACCTCGTAGTGGTAAGATGGCTTGGAAACGGCGGTCTCGACCCTGCTTGGCTGAACCTCCGGCTGAGTCACCCTCAACCAGGTAAAGCTCACACTCGCGAGGGTCAGTCTCTGAACAGCTAGCTAGCTTTCCGGGCAGAGTGCCGGCTTCTAATCCGCTTCTCTTGAAGATAAGGTCGCGAGCCTTTCGGGCTGCCTCTCTAGCTTTGGCCGAAATTAGGCACTTATCTATGATTGATTTGGCATCATCGGGGTGCTGCTCCAAATACAGGGAAAGTCCATCAGCTACTATGGCTTCGACCTGGGTTTTTATTTCGGGATTGCCTAGTTTGGCTTTGGTTTGCCCCTCAAACTGGGGTTCAACGAGCTTGACACTGATGACTGATGTCAGCCCATCACGAACGTCATCACCTATCAGATTGGGATCGGAGTCCTTTAACAGCTTGTTTTTCCGTGCATAGTCATTGAGGACACGGGTTAGTGCTGAGCGGAACCCGGTAAGATGGCTGCCGCCGTCTATGGTATTGACGCAGTTGGCAAAGCTAAGTGTAGACTCGGAAAAGCCATCGTTGTATTGAAGAGCTACTTCTACAACGGTGCTGTTCGTTATGCCGGATATGTAGACGGGCTGGCGATGGAGGACTTGCCGGTCTTTATTGAACCGACTGACAAGGCTAGCTATGCCACCTTCAAATAGGAATGTTGCCTCTTGGTCAGTTCTCTCATCTTTGAGACTTATTTCCAGGTTCTTGTTCAAAAAGGCTAGCTCT
This window of the Chloroflexota bacterium genome carries:
- the gyrB gene encoding DNA topoisomerase (ATP-hydrolyzing) subunit B; this encodes MPQQANNNNTTNNTFEDYTAEDIRILDGLEAVRRRPGMYIGSTDEHGLHHLIYEIVYNSIDEAMAGYCDKTEVIIHEDNSVTVIDNGRGIPVDVHPATNTSALEAVMTRLHAGAKFGGRTYTVSSGLHGVGASVVNALSSWLNAEVKRQGKIYRQKYQRGDPTCDLETIGDTDETGTTITFLADTEIFSEINYEFDTIRQRLKELAFLNKNLEISLKDERTDQEATFLFEGGIASLVSRFNKDRQVLHRQPVYISGITNSTVVEVALQYNDGFSESTLSFANCVNTIDGGSHLTGFRSALTRVLNDYARKNKLLKDSDPNLIGDDVRDGLTSVISVKLVEPQFEGQTKAKLGNPEIKTQVEAIVADGLSLYLEQHPDDAKSIIDKCLISAKAREAARKARDLIFKRSGLEAGTLPGKLASCSETDPRECELYLVEGDSAGGSAKQGRDRRFQAILPLRGKILNVEKAPKDKILDHEEIRAIITAVGAGIGDQLDFSRLRYHRIIIMTDADVDGSHIRTLLLTFFYRNMTELISQGHLFIAQPPLYRIQAGKELCWIYSEKEKEAKLKELKSNKVEIQRYKGLGEMSAEQLWETTMNPVSRTLLKVEIEDAISADRIFHMLMGSEVPPRKSFIQAHARNVRNLDI